In the genome of Altererythrobacter sp. TH136, one region contains:
- a CDS encoding DUF1428 domain-containing protein, which yields MIFGGFAPIVSHGAFAQGQYVQGFIVPVPEDRREDYRQMADDAWDMFQGYGATAVVEAWGDDVPHGAQTDFYRAVKAEPGEAIVFSYMAWPSREVCDAAAEKMMHDPEMKMPDDVPFSPQRMVFGGFDPVLVLEQPR from the coding sequence ATGATCTTCGGCGGGTTTGCTCCGATCGTCAGCCACGGCGCGTTCGCGCAAGGCCAGTATGTCCAGGGCTTTATTGTCCCGGTGCCGGAGGACAGGCGCGAGGATTATCGCCAGATGGCCGATGACGCGTGGGACATGTTCCAAGGGTATGGCGCGACGGCGGTAGTTGAGGCTTGGGGCGATGACGTGCCGCACGGGGCGCAGACCGACTTCTACCGGGCGGTGAAGGCCGAGCCGGGCGAGGCGATCGTGTTCAGCTACATGGCGTGGCCAAGCCGGGAGGTGTGCGACGCGGCGGCCGAGAAGATGATGCACGATCCCGAGATGAAGATGCCGGACGATGTGCCGTTCAGCCCGCAACGAATGGTGTTCGGCGGCTTTGACCCCGTGCTCGTGCTGGAGCAGCCCCGATGA